The sequence GCCTTACATCAAAGATATCGAAGGCTCGCTTGTTTATATCGCTTTAATAATTAGCATCGGTGGCTTAATTATTTCGTGGTTTGTGGGCATTAAACTCCCACATATCGAGTATAACAACCAAAAAGCAGAAGCGGCATTTAGAAAAGAGCTGGTTTACGGCGAAGATGATAAGTCTAAATTTTGCCAGCCAAACGTCATGCTAGAGCTTTTTACGGGTGTAAAGTTAAATTATTACAAACTATTTTTGCACTACGGCTACTTTAACCTTTGGCTCATCTCTTTTTCACAAATTCTTGTCATTGTACCTTATGTCATCATGGGAAATGGCCTATTTAGCGGCGTTATAACGCTTGGTGTGCTTATACAAGCTAGCAACGCTTTTTCTCAAGTTAGAGAGAGTTTTAGCGTCTTTATCGACAACTGGACGACGATAACAGAGCTAAGATCTGTAAATAAACGTTTGAGAGAATTTGAGAGAAATATAAACTATAAGGCGTAGGGGTTAAATTTAGAATATAGCGTCTAAATTTTGAATTCATGCGATGCAAATTCGGGCAAATTTTAAAATTTCATGAACGAGTAATTTCGGCTCTAAAATTTGAGCTAAGCTATAAGCGAAGCCAAATTTTAGTAGTCAATTCTTGCGAGTGAATGAGATTTTAAAATTTGCAAAAAAGCAAATTACTATTTTTGATATCACAAAAATTAATTTTCTCCCCTCGTTTAACAATACATATCCAACTCAGGCTATAATACGCAAAATTTTAGTCCAAAAAGGATAAA comes from Campylobacter concisus and encodes:
- a CDS encoding putative transporter, whose translation is MFSSFFKDKKWALWAYGGAIFIILLLVYQTHLNVRINEWYKNFYDIVQNSKDHNVSEFWREIFNFIKIAMPYVVTYTVISFFASHWVFRWREAMTFRYLKFWQNCKSDIEGSSQRIQEDVYRFAKIMESLGVQVLRAIMTLIAFIPVLWELSKSVSLPYIKDIEGSLVYIALIISIGGLIISWFVGIKLPHIEYNNQKAEAAFRKELVYGEDDKSKFCQPNVMLELFTGVKLNYYKLFLHYGYFNLWLISFSQILVIVPYVIMGNGLFSGVITLGVLIQASNAFSQVRESFSVFIDNWTTITELRSVNKRLREFERNINYKA